In Rhinolophus ferrumequinum isolate MPI-CBG mRhiFer1 chromosome 18, mRhiFer1_v1.p, whole genome shotgun sequence, a genomic segment contains:
- the HSD11B1L gene encoding hydroxysteroid 11-beta-dehydrogenase 1-like protein isoform X1, giving the protein MKVLLLTVLGALFFAYYWADNFDPASLQGARVLLTGASAGVGEELAYHYARLGSHLVLTAHTEAFLQKVVGNCRKLGAPKVFYIAADMASPEVPERVVQFALDKLGGLDYLVLNHLGAAPAGTPARSTQATRWLMQVNFLSYVQLTSLALPSLTDSKGSLVVVSSLLGRVPTSFSSPYSAAKFALDSFFGSLRRELDVQDVNVAITMCILGLQDRSSAAEGIRAKAALGPKAALAVIRGGATRASGVFYPWRFHLLCLIRAWLPRPRAWFIRQELNITAAATA; this is encoded by the exons ATGAAGGTCCTGCTCCTTACCGTGCTGGGAGCCCTGTTCTTCGCCTATTATTGGGCTGACAACTTCGACCCAG CCAGCCTCCAGGGAGCCCGTGTGCTGTTAACAGGGGCCAGTGCAGGTGTCGGGGAGGAGCTGGCATATCACTATGCCCGCCTGGGCTCCCATCTGGTGCTCACTGCCCACACTGAGGCCTTCCTGCAGAAG GTGGTAGGGAACTGCCGGAAGCTGGGCGCTCCCAAGGTCTTCTACATCGCTGCGGACATGGCCTCCCCTGAGGTGCCCGAGCGCGTGGTGCAGTTTGCGCTGGACAAGCTGg GTGGGCTGGACTACCTCGTGCTGAACCACCTCGGTGCCGCCCCGGCAGGCACTCCGGCCCGCAGCACCCAGGCGACACGCTGGCTTATGCAG GTGAACTTCCTGAGTTACGTGCAACTGACATCCTTGGCGCTGCCTAGTCTGACGGACAGCAAGGGCTCCCTGGTGGTGGTGTCCTCACTGCTCG GCCGTGTGCCCACGTCCTTCTCCAGCCCCTATTCGGCGGCCAAATTCGCCCTGGACAGCTTCTTCGGCTCCCTGCGGCGGGAGCTGGACGTGCAGGACGTGAATGTGGCCATCACCATGTGCATCCTGGGACTCCAGGATCGCTCCTCCGCTGCCGAGGGTATCAG GGCCAAGGCGGCCCTGGGGCCCAAGGCAGCCCTGGCTGTGATCCGCGGAGGTGCCACGCGTGCCTCTGGTGTCTTCTACCCATGGCGCTTTCATCTGCTTTGCCTGATCCGGGCTTGGCTGCCACGCCCGAGGGCCTGGTTCATCCGCCAGGAGCTCAACATCACTGCTGCCGCCACTGCCTGA
- the HSD11B1L gene encoding hydroxysteroid 11-beta-dehydrogenase 1-like protein isoform X5 — translation MASPEVPERVVQFALDKLGGLDYLVLNHLGAAPAGTPARSTQATRWLMQVNFLSYVQLTSLALPSLTDSKGSLVVVSSLLGRVPTSFSSPYSAAKFALDSFFGSLRRELDVQDVNVAITMCILGLQDRSSAAEGIRGVTRAKAALGPKAALAVIRGGATRASGVFYPWRFHLLCLIRAWLPRPRAWFIRQELNITAAATA, via the exons ATGGCCTCCCCTGAGGTGCCCGAGCGCGTGGTGCAGTTTGCGCTGGACAAGCTGg GTGGGCTGGACTACCTCGTGCTGAACCACCTCGGTGCCGCCCCGGCAGGCACTCCGGCCCGCAGCACCCAGGCGACACGCTGGCTTATGCAG GTGAACTTCCTGAGTTACGTGCAACTGACATCCTTGGCGCTGCCTAGTCTGACGGACAGCAAGGGCTCCCTGGTGGTGGTGTCCTCACTGCTCG GCCGTGTGCCCACGTCCTTCTCCAGCCCCTATTCGGCGGCCAAATTCGCCCTGGACAGCTTCTTCGGCTCCCTGCGGCGGGAGCTGGACGTGCAGGACGTGAATGTGGCCATCACCATGTGCATCCTGGGACTCCAGGATCGCTCCTCCGCTGCCGAGGGTATCAG ggGTGTCACAAGGGCCAAGGCGGCCCTGGGGCCCAAGGCAGCCCTGGCTGTGATCCGCGGAGGTGCCACGCGTGCCTCTGGTGTCTTCTACCCATGGCGCTTTCATCTGCTTTGCCTGATCCGGGCTTGGCTGCCACGCCCGAGGGCCTGGTTCATCCGCCAGGAGCTCAACATCACTGCTGCCGCCACTGCCTGA
- the HSD11B1L gene encoding hydroxysteroid 11-beta-dehydrogenase 1-like protein isoform X4, whose amino-acid sequence MSSDLTDPGRAMKVLLLTVLGALFFAYYWADNFDPASLQGARVLLTGASAGVGEELAYHYARLGSHLVLTAHTEAFLQKVVGNCRKLGAPKVFYIAADMASPEVPERVVQFALDKLGGLDYLVLNHLGAAPAGTPARSTQATRWLMQVNFLSYVQLTSLALPSLTDSKGSLVVVSSLLGRVPTSFSSPYSAAKFALDSFFGSLRRELDVQDVNVAITMCILGLQDRSSAAEGIRGVTRAKAALGPKAALAVIRGGATRASGVFYPWRFHLLCLIRAWLPRPRAWFIRQELNITAAATA is encoded by the exons ATGTCGTCGGACTTGACGG ACCCAGGGAGGGCCATGAAGGTCCTGCTCCTTACCGTGCTGGGAGCCCTGTTCTTCGCCTATTATTGGGCTGACAACTTCGACCCAG CCAGCCTCCAGGGAGCCCGTGTGCTGTTAACAGGGGCCAGTGCAGGTGTCGGGGAGGAGCTGGCATATCACTATGCCCGCCTGGGCTCCCATCTGGTGCTCACTGCCCACACTGAGGCCTTCCTGCAGAAG GTGGTAGGGAACTGCCGGAAGCTGGGCGCTCCCAAGGTCTTCTACATCGCTGCGGACATGGCCTCCCCTGAGGTGCCCGAGCGCGTGGTGCAGTTTGCGCTGGACAAGCTGg GTGGGCTGGACTACCTCGTGCTGAACCACCTCGGTGCCGCCCCGGCAGGCACTCCGGCCCGCAGCACCCAGGCGACACGCTGGCTTATGCAG GTGAACTTCCTGAGTTACGTGCAACTGACATCCTTGGCGCTGCCTAGTCTGACGGACAGCAAGGGCTCCCTGGTGGTGGTGTCCTCACTGCTCG GCCGTGTGCCCACGTCCTTCTCCAGCCCCTATTCGGCGGCCAAATTCGCCCTGGACAGCTTCTTCGGCTCCCTGCGGCGGGAGCTGGACGTGCAGGACGTGAATGTGGCCATCACCATGTGCATCCTGGGACTCCAGGATCGCTCCTCCGCTGCCGAGGGTATCAG ggGTGTCACAAGGGCCAAGGCGGCCCTGGGGCCCAAGGCAGCCCTGGCTGTGATCCGCGGAGGTGCCACGCGTGCCTCTGGTGTCTTCTACCCATGGCGCTTTCATCTGCTTTGCCTGATCCGGGCTTGGCTGCCACGCCCGAGGGCCTGGTTCATCCGCCAGGAGCTCAACATCACTGCTGCCGCCACTGCCTGA
- the HSD11B1L gene encoding hydroxysteroid 11-beta-dehydrogenase 1-like protein isoform X3 — MKVLLLTVLGALFFAYYWADNFDPASLQGARVLLTGASAGVGEELAYHYARLGSHLVLTAHTEAFLQKVNFLSYVQLTSLALPSLTDSKGSLVVVSSLLGRVPTSFSSPYSAAKFALDSFFGSLRRELDVQDVNVAITMCILGLQDRSSAAEGIRGVTRAKAALGPKAALAVIRGGATRASGVFYPWRFHLLCLIRAWLPRPRAWFIRQELNITAAATA, encoded by the exons ATGAAGGTCCTGCTCCTTACCGTGCTGGGAGCCCTGTTCTTCGCCTATTATTGGGCTGACAACTTCGACCCAG CCAGCCTCCAGGGAGCCCGTGTGCTGTTAACAGGGGCCAGTGCAGGTGTCGGGGAGGAGCTGGCATATCACTATGCCCGCCTGGGCTCCCATCTGGTGCTCACTGCCCACACTGAGGCCTTCCTGCAGAAG GTGAACTTCCTGAGTTACGTGCAACTGACATCCTTGGCGCTGCCTAGTCTGACGGACAGCAAGGGCTCCCTGGTGGTGGTGTCCTCACTGCTCG GCCGTGTGCCCACGTCCTTCTCCAGCCCCTATTCGGCGGCCAAATTCGCCCTGGACAGCTTCTTCGGCTCCCTGCGGCGGGAGCTGGACGTGCAGGACGTGAATGTGGCCATCACCATGTGCATCCTGGGACTCCAGGATCGCTCCTCCGCTGCCGAGGGTATCAG ggGTGTCACAAGGGCCAAGGCGGCCCTGGGGCCCAAGGCAGCCCTGGCTGTGATCCGCGGAGGTGCCACGCGTGCCTCTGGTGTCTTCTACCCATGGCGCTTTCATCTGCTTTGCCTGATCCGGGCTTGGCTGCCACGCCCGAGGGCCTGGTTCATCCGCCAGGAGCTCAACATCACTGCTGCCGCCACTGCCTGA
- the HSD11B1L gene encoding hydroxysteroid 11-beta-dehydrogenase 1-like protein isoform X2 — translation MKVLLLTVLGALFFAYYWADNFDPASLQGARVLLTGASAGVGEELAYHYARLGSHLVLTAHTEAFLQKVVGNCRKLGAPKVFYIAADMASPEVPERVVQFALDKLGGLDYLVLNHLGAAPAGTPARSTQATRWLMQVNFLSYVQLTSLALPSLTDSKGSLVVVSSLLGRVPTSFSSPYSAAKFALDSFFGSLRRELDVQDVNVAITMCILGLQDRSSAAEGIRGVTRAKAALGPKAALAVIRGGATRASGVFYPWRFHLLCLIRAWLPRPRAWFIRQELNITAAATA, via the exons ATGAAGGTCCTGCTCCTTACCGTGCTGGGAGCCCTGTTCTTCGCCTATTATTGGGCTGACAACTTCGACCCAG CCAGCCTCCAGGGAGCCCGTGTGCTGTTAACAGGGGCCAGTGCAGGTGTCGGGGAGGAGCTGGCATATCACTATGCCCGCCTGGGCTCCCATCTGGTGCTCACTGCCCACACTGAGGCCTTCCTGCAGAAG GTGGTAGGGAACTGCCGGAAGCTGGGCGCTCCCAAGGTCTTCTACATCGCTGCGGACATGGCCTCCCCTGAGGTGCCCGAGCGCGTGGTGCAGTTTGCGCTGGACAAGCTGg GTGGGCTGGACTACCTCGTGCTGAACCACCTCGGTGCCGCCCCGGCAGGCACTCCGGCCCGCAGCACCCAGGCGACACGCTGGCTTATGCAG GTGAACTTCCTGAGTTACGTGCAACTGACATCCTTGGCGCTGCCTAGTCTGACGGACAGCAAGGGCTCCCTGGTGGTGGTGTCCTCACTGCTCG GCCGTGTGCCCACGTCCTTCTCCAGCCCCTATTCGGCGGCCAAATTCGCCCTGGACAGCTTCTTCGGCTCCCTGCGGCGGGAGCTGGACGTGCAGGACGTGAATGTGGCCATCACCATGTGCATCCTGGGACTCCAGGATCGCTCCTCCGCTGCCGAGGGTATCAG ggGTGTCACAAGGGCCAAGGCGGCCCTGGGGCCCAAGGCAGCCCTGGCTGTGATCCGCGGAGGTGCCACGCGTGCCTCTGGTGTCTTCTACCCATGGCGCTTTCATCTGCTTTGCCTGATCCGGGCTTGGCTGCCACGCCCGAGGGCCTGGTTCATCCGCCAGGAGCTCAACATCACTGCTGCCGCCACTGCCTGA
- the HSD11B1L gene encoding hydroxysteroid 11-beta-dehydrogenase 1-like protein isoform X6, which yields MQVNFLSYVQLTSLALPSLTDSKGSLVVVSSLLGRVPTSFSSPYSAAKFALDSFFGSLRRELDVQDVNVAITMCILGLQDRSSAAEGIRGVTRAKAALGPKAALAVIRGGATRASGVFYPWRFHLLCLIRAWLPRPRAWFIRQELNITAAATA from the exons ATGCAG GTGAACTTCCTGAGTTACGTGCAACTGACATCCTTGGCGCTGCCTAGTCTGACGGACAGCAAGGGCTCCCTGGTGGTGGTGTCCTCACTGCTCG GCCGTGTGCCCACGTCCTTCTCCAGCCCCTATTCGGCGGCCAAATTCGCCCTGGACAGCTTCTTCGGCTCCCTGCGGCGGGAGCTGGACGTGCAGGACGTGAATGTGGCCATCACCATGTGCATCCTGGGACTCCAGGATCGCTCCTCCGCTGCCGAGGGTATCAG ggGTGTCACAAGGGCCAAGGCGGCCCTGGGGCCCAAGGCAGCCCTGGCTGTGATCCGCGGAGGTGCCACGCGTGCCTCTGGTGTCTTCTACCCATGGCGCTTTCATCTGCTTTGCCTGATCCGGGCTTGGCTGCCACGCCCGAGGGCCTGGTTCATCCGCCAGGAGCTCAACATCACTGCTGCCGCCACTGCCTGA
- the MICOS13 gene encoding MICOS complex subunit MIC13 gives MVSRVWSLMRFLIKGTVAGGVVYLVYDQQLLGPSDKSHAALQKAEEVVPPAMYQFSQYVCEQTGLKIPQLPAPPKFNFNIRESWNSGIITVMSALSVAPSKACEYTKEGWEYLKERIK, from the exons ATGGTGTCCCGAGTGTGGTCGCTGATGAG GTTTCTCATCAAGGGCACTGTGGCTGGGGGCGTGGTCTACCTGGTGTATGACCAGCAGCTGCTGGGGCCCAGCGACAAGAGCCATGCGGCCCTTCAGAAGGCTGAGGAAGTGGTACCGCCAGCCATGTACCAGTTCAGCCAGTACGTGTGCGAGCAGACAGGCCTGAAGATACCCCAG ctcccagcccctccAAAGTTTAACTTTAACATCCGTGAGTCCTGGAATTCAG gcATCATTACAGTGATGTCTGCCCTGTCGGTGGCCCCATCCAAGGCTTGCGAATACACCAAGGAGGGCTGGGAATACCTGAAGGAGCGAATCAAGTAG
- the RPL36 gene encoding 60S ribosomal protein L36: MALRYPMAVGLNKGHKVTKNVSKPRHSRRRGRLTKHTKFVRDMIREVCGFAPYERRAMELLKVSKDKRALKFIKKRVGTHIRAKRKREELSNVLAAMRKAAAKKD, from the exons ATGGCTCTGCGCTACCCCATGGCCGTGGGCCTCAACAAGGGCCACAAGGTGACGAAGAACGTCAGCAAGCCGAGGCACAGCCGCCGCCGCGGG CGCCTCACCAAACACACCAAGTTCGTGCGGGACATGATCCGAGAGGTGTGCGGTTTTGCCCCCTATGAGCGGCGTGCCATGGAGCTGCTCAAGGTCTCTAAGGACAAGCGGGCCCTGAAGTTCATCAAGAAAAGG GTGGGGACACACATCCGAGCCAAGAGGAAGCGAGAGGAGCTGAGCAACGTCCTTGCAGCCATGAGGAAGGCGGCAGCCAAGAAGGACTGA